A portion of the Rhodococcus pseudokoreensis genome contains these proteins:
- a CDS encoding ATP-binding cassette domain-containing protein: protein MYVSDVQVQEDPVHDIADQDIVLRLDAVDKKYPGVHAIKGVSLTVRRGEIHALVGQNGAGKSTLVGIAAGSITADSGTVEIGGVAATDPSPAWCREQGLAIVYQEPALLPDLTVAENMRLSMPEDRRPPVGEQVGWAEGILSRWSSVASIDPRTPVRELQPDARFVVEIAKALAEEPKVIVLDEPTEHLLPPAVAELFRLVSELIDAGGAVVYISHRLNEVKQIAHTVSVLRDGALVGTFDGAEVTEQDVVNLVVGRELTRAHTRAETRTAALGETLLQVTGFSGDGFDDLDLTVRAGEIVGFAGVEGQGQREVLRALGGLVTGRGTIELGGRTVKTSSPTAALAGGIAYLPHDRHHEGILPGLSLRENASLSSLGRLSRLGVLSRLRERRATSETFASMRVKAPSAEVDIATLSGGNQQKVVLSRVLMTESKLILADEPTQGVDIGAREEIYTILREAAARGAAIIVLSSSAAELEQLCDRVIVFSRGKAEKELVGDDLSEHGIAQAALSATGSRSRVGTALRKVTLGRKLARNDLTPAAILAIATILLAGVAISQSEFYLTTRNFGLILPLLATLAFFAMAQQVVMMVGGIDLSVGPLAGLLVVVGSFVLSAYKTPVGMIIGLIVLAIVAAVVGLVNWTLAVIVKINPLIATLVTYTAIQGIAYLLRPLPAGKIDPIFLSYVSTKLGFIPIMIVLAIVVAVLLEFAMYRSLFGIRLRATGSAHATADRIGVRTKRITLIAYVGCSVLAVPAAVLLMAQAGTGNASIGDSYTLASIGAAVLGGASIFGGRGSFIGACLGAVLVIQINTVVQFIGLPLYWQQWLLGGLTIAAAAFYSKSRTLAERS from the coding sequence ATGTACGTGAGTGACGTACAGGTTCAGGAAGATCCGGTACACGATATCGCCGATCAGGACATCGTCCTGCGGCTGGACGCGGTGGACAAGAAGTACCCGGGCGTCCACGCGATCAAGGGTGTCTCACTCACCGTCCGGCGCGGTGAGATCCATGCGCTGGTCGGCCAGAACGGGGCGGGCAAGTCCACACTCGTCGGCATTGCGGCCGGTTCGATCACCGCCGATTCGGGGACGGTGGAGATCGGTGGCGTCGCCGCCACCGACCCGTCCCCGGCCTGGTGCCGGGAGCAAGGGCTCGCCATCGTCTACCAAGAGCCGGCGCTACTTCCGGATCTGACGGTGGCCGAGAACATGCGCCTGAGCATGCCCGAGGACCGCCGCCCTCCGGTCGGCGAGCAGGTCGGCTGGGCGGAAGGCATCCTCTCGCGGTGGAGCAGCGTGGCCTCGATCGATCCGCGCACCCCGGTCCGCGAACTGCAGCCCGATGCGCGGTTCGTCGTCGAGATTGCGAAGGCCCTGGCGGAAGAGCCCAAGGTCATCGTCCTCGACGAGCCCACCGAACATCTGCTGCCGCCCGCGGTGGCCGAGTTGTTCCGCCTGGTGTCGGAGTTGATCGATGCCGGTGGCGCGGTCGTGTACATCTCGCACCGGCTCAACGAGGTCAAGCAGATCGCCCACACGGTGTCGGTTCTGCGCGACGGTGCGTTGGTCGGAACCTTCGACGGCGCCGAGGTCACCGAGCAGGACGTGGTCAACCTCGTCGTCGGCCGCGAGCTCACCCGCGCACACACCCGCGCCGAGACCCGCACGGCCGCACTCGGGGAGACATTGCTGCAGGTCACCGGATTCTCCGGCGACGGGTTCGACGACCTGGACCTGACCGTCCGCGCCGGCGAGATCGTCGGGTTCGCCGGTGTCGAGGGCCAGGGGCAACGCGAGGTCCTGCGTGCGCTCGGCGGCCTCGTCACCGGCCGCGGCACCATCGAACTCGGCGGCCGGACGGTCAAGACGTCGAGCCCGACCGCGGCACTGGCCGGGGGCATCGCCTACCTTCCCCACGACCGGCACCACGAGGGCATTCTGCCGGGCCTGAGCCTGCGGGAGAACGCCTCGCTGTCGTCGCTGGGGCGGTTGTCCCGCCTCGGCGTGCTCTCGCGCCTGCGCGAACGCAGGGCCACCTCCGAAACGTTCGCGTCGATGCGGGTCAAGGCGCCCTCCGCCGAGGTCGACATCGCCACCCTCTCGGGCGGAAACCAGCAGAAGGTCGTGCTCAGCCGAGTACTGATGACCGAGTCGAAGCTGATCCTGGCCGACGAACCCACCCAGGGCGTCGACATCGGCGCCCGCGAGGAGATCTACACCATCCTGCGGGAGGCGGCGGCCCGCGGCGCCGCGATCATCGTGCTCTCCTCCTCTGCGGCTGAACTCGAGCAGCTCTGCGATCGAGTCATCGTCTTCTCCCGCGGCAAGGCCGAGAAGGAACTCGTCGGCGACGACCTGTCCGAGCACGGCATCGCCCAGGCCGCACTCAGTGCCACCGGCAGTCGCAGTCGCGTCGGCACCGCCCTGCGGAAGGTCACCCTCGGACGGAAGCTGGCCCGTAACGACCTCACCCCCGCGGCGATTCTCGCGATCGCGACCATCCTGCTCGCGGGTGTGGCGATCAGCCAGAGCGAGTTCTACCTCACCACACGCAATTTCGGGCTGATCTTGCCACTGCTAGCCACCTTGGCGTTCTTCGCGATGGCCCAGCAGGTGGTGATGATGGTCGGGGGCATCGACCTATCGGTCGGGCCGCTGGCGGGCCTGCTGGTCGTGGTCGGTTCGTTCGTCCTGTCGGCGTACAAGACACCGGTCGGGATGATCATCGGGCTGATCGTGCTCGCCATAGTGGCCGCGGTCGTCGGTCTGGTCAACTGGACCTTGGCGGTGATCGTCAAGATCAACCCCCTGATCGCCACCCTGGTGACCTATACCGCTATCCAGGGCATCGCGTACCTGCTGCGACCGTTGCCCGCGGGCAAGATCGACCCGATCTTCCTGTCGTACGTGTCCACCAAGCTCGGATTCATCCCGATCATGATCGTGCTGGCGATCGTCGTCGCGGTGCTGCTCGAGTTCGCGATGTACCGGAGCCTGTTCGGTATCCGCCTGCGCGCCACCGGATCCGCGCATGCCACCGCGGATCGGATCGGTGTGCGCACCAAGCGGATCACGCTCATCGCGTACGTGGGCTGCTCGGTGCTCGCCGTCCCGGCGGCCGTGCTGCTGATGGCGCAGGCCGGGACCGGCAACGCCAGCATCGGCGACAGCTACACCCTTGCGAGCATCGGTGCCGCGGTACTCGGCGGGGCCTCGATCTTCGGTGGCCGTGGCTCGTTCATCGGCGCCTGCCTCGGCGCGGTACTCGTGATCCAGATCAACACGGTGGTGCAGTTCATCGGCTTGCCGCTGTACTGGCAGCAGTGGCTGCTCGGCGGGCTGACCATCGCCGCAGCCGCCTTCTACTCCAAGTCCCGAACCCTCGCAGAGCGGAGCTGA
- a CDS encoding substrate-binding domain-containing protein, with amino-acid sequence MKALSCRRAALAGVAFSAVLSVAACTASAPAESSGTSGGSTSDGGQALPVAQLCGDRPLKIAHVAGFGANSWRKITQAELTDELAACPNVTLEYTQADNDLQKYITAINSYTAQGFDAIVTYDDFGSQALSALKNAHDSGVVVVPYIADPGGEVGVDYDGYVQYDFDVEGDTMAKWLGGQVQPGSKLLFSGGLPGGSPSTVALWDGVNETSKELGDPFTSLTNEPQPSSWDAAYEQRAMAGALTKYPEINALASDYGVASKGGLRAFINAGRPIPPLATSATDNELSCMWLQYHQANPDFQLLTLDGTTTVVRIAARKALAALNGQPDNEPENFELPTFVDTLGGKLPTCREDLPPDADLSSALSPEQLSAVFK; translated from the coding sequence ATGAAAGCTCTGTCTTGTCGTCGCGCGGCCCTTGCCGGAGTTGCTTTCAGCGCAGTCCTGAGCGTTGCGGCGTGCACGGCCAGCGCCCCAGCCGAATCGAGCGGTACCTCCGGGGGGTCGACGAGCGACGGCGGCCAGGCCCTGCCGGTCGCACAACTCTGCGGCGACCGTCCCCTGAAGATCGCGCATGTCGCCGGTTTCGGCGCCAACTCCTGGCGCAAGATCACGCAGGCCGAACTCACCGACGAGCTCGCCGCGTGCCCGAATGTGACCTTGGAGTACACCCAGGCCGACAACGACCTGCAGAAGTACATCACCGCGATCAACTCGTATACCGCACAGGGCTTCGACGCGATCGTCACCTACGACGACTTCGGTAGCCAGGCGCTGAGCGCCCTGAAGAACGCCCATGACTCCGGTGTCGTCGTCGTGCCCTACATCGCCGATCCCGGCGGTGAGGTCGGTGTCGATTACGACGGATACGTCCAGTACGACTTCGACGTCGAGGGCGACACGATGGCCAAGTGGTTGGGCGGCCAGGTTCAGCCGGGCAGCAAGCTGCTCTTCAGTGGTGGGCTGCCGGGCGGAAGCCCCTCGACGGTCGCCCTGTGGGACGGAGTCAACGAGACCTCGAAGGAACTCGGCGATCCCTTCACCTCGCTGACCAACGAACCGCAGCCGTCGAGCTGGGACGCCGCCTACGAGCAGCGTGCGATGGCAGGTGCGTTGACCAAGTACCCCGAGATCAACGCTCTGGCATCGGATTACGGTGTCGCATCGAAGGGTGGCCTGCGCGCCTTCATCAACGCCGGCCGGCCCATCCCGCCGTTGGCGACATCGGCGACCGACAACGAACTTAGTTGCATGTGGTTGCAGTACCACCAGGCAAACCCGGATTTCCAGTTGCTGACCCTCGACGGCACCACGACCGTCGTGCGCATCGCGGCCCGCAAGGCGCTGGCCGCGCTCAATGGACAGCCCGATAACGAGCCGGAGAACTTCGAACTGCCGACATTCGTCGACACTCTGGGCGGCAAGCTTCCGACCTGCCGCGAGGATCTTCCGCCGGACGCCGACCTGTCCTCGGCGCTCTCGCCCGAGCAGCTCTCGGCCGTCTTCAAGTAG
- a CDS encoding MFS transporter gives MTTSTLTGARVTYTRAPLYSWWVLLVSLLCFMCCFIGLNTVAVFGTVIQDDWGINATQLSLLTTASMLTFCVVPVFAGKWAARIGVKKIVVIGLLCNAVSALLIPVVGESYAGMLVLRLLLGCCGGVMNASLATHASLWFPKNRRGFATGLLMGFLGVGFSITSFAGPLLTDGGMSWEIASMWLTVVPSVACGALFVLTVRDFRMAHPGVPSMDALVAEPVGLRRPHSTRFDALPKPGSLAEALRSSRVWWSSLYGAGTAITLYGLSYALPLFLEQDRGMTLLEASAIIGVTFMFKLVAAPVGGLMSDRLFRGERFQTNMIGAGLAGIMVVALPGIPASTLGIYLCMMFLAASLYGGTYWAWAAELSQPQANYQTSGLIVTVSNVGAVLAAPMLGLIIDTTGSATYAMVTIGVLGLLSVECARRSRL, from the coding sequence ATGACAACATCGACGCTCACCGGCGCGCGTGTGACCTACACGCGCGCGCCCCTCTACAGTTGGTGGGTCCTGCTGGTCAGCCTGCTGTGCTTCATGTGCTGCTTCATCGGTCTGAACACCGTCGCCGTGTTCGGCACAGTCATCCAGGACGACTGGGGGATCAACGCCACCCAGCTGTCGTTGCTCACCACCGCATCGATGCTCACGTTCTGCGTGGTTCCGGTCTTCGCCGGCAAGTGGGCCGCCCGTATCGGGGTGAAGAAGATCGTCGTCATCGGCCTGCTCTGCAACGCCGTCTCGGCGCTGTTGATCCCGGTGGTCGGTGAGTCCTACGCCGGCATGCTCGTACTGCGTCTGCTCCTGGGCTGCTGCGGCGGTGTGATGAATGCGTCCCTGGCCACGCACGCCTCCTTGTGGTTCCCCAAGAACCGGCGCGGGTTCGCGACCGGCCTGCTGATGGGCTTCCTCGGCGTCGGCTTCTCCATCACCTCGTTCGCCGGGCCGCTGCTCACCGACGGCGGCATGTCGTGGGAGATCGCCTCGATGTGGCTGACCGTGGTCCCGAGCGTCGCCTGCGGTGCGTTGTTCGTGCTCACGGTCAGGGACTTCCGCATGGCTCACCCCGGTGTGCCCTCGATGGACGCCCTCGTGGCCGAACCCGTCGGGCTCCGCCGCCCGCACTCGACCCGTTTCGATGCGCTGCCCAAGCCGGGATCGCTGGCCGAGGCGCTTCGCAGCTCCCGGGTGTGGTGGTCCTCGCTGTACGGGGCAGGGACGGCGATCACCCTCTACGGCCTCTCCTACGCCCTGCCATTGTTCCTCGAACAAGACCGCGGCATGACACTGCTCGAAGCCTCGGCGATCATCGGCGTCACCTTCATGTTCAAACTCGTCGCCGCCCCCGTCGGCGGGCTGATGTCGGACCGACTCTTCCGCGGCGAACGCTTCCAGACGAACATGATCGGTGCCGGCCTGGCCGGCATCATGGTGGTCGCACTGCCCGGGATTCCCGCGAGCACCCTCGGGATCTACCTGTGCATGATGTTTCTGGCCGCCTCGTTGTACGGTGGCACCTACTGGGCGTGGGCAGCGGAACTGTCTCAGCCGCAGGCGAATTACCAGACGAGTGGACTTATCGTGACCGTCAGCAATGTCGGCGCCGTACTGGCCGCCCCGATGCTGGGGCTGATCATCGACACCACCGGCAGTGCCACCTACGCCATGGTCACCATCGGAGTACTCGGGCTGTTGAGCGTGGAGTGCGCTCGCCGCTCCCGGCTCTAG
- a CDS encoding nuclear transport factor 2 family protein gives MNTTTADVSVSELAERLTRLEDVRAIEQLKYRYAGFCDNGYDPEGIATLFVEDGRWVVDGEGGSMTGHEEIKAHFRALSDKITWALHYMIAPRVELAEDGQSATGYFYLLCLCTIENSQDATKKDPVILTINYTDQFVKRDGAWYFQELRGRTHQVSNWDQGWVKQPFRD, from the coding sequence ATGAACACCACCACCGCGGACGTGAGCGTCAGCGAGCTCGCCGAGCGCCTCACGCGACTCGAAGACGTCCGCGCAATCGAGCAGCTCAAGTACCGCTATGCCGGGTTCTGCGACAACGGCTACGACCCGGAAGGTATTGCCACCCTGTTCGTCGAAGACGGCCGGTGGGTCGTGGACGGCGAGGGTGGCTCCATGACCGGCCACGAGGAGATCAAGGCGCATTTCCGGGCGTTGTCGGACAAGATCACCTGGGCTCTGCACTACATGATCGCCCCCCGTGTGGAACTCGCCGAGGACGGCCAGAGCGCAACCGGATACTTCTACCTGCTGTGCCTGTGCACCATCGAGAACAGTCAGGACGCCACCAAGAAGGATCCGGTCATTCTGACGATCAACTACACCGATCAGTTCGTCAAGCGGGACGGCGCCTGGTATTTCCAGGAACTGCGTGGCCGCACCCACCAGGTATCGAACTGGGACCAGGGCTGGGTCAAGCAGCCCTTCCGCGACTGA
- a CDS encoding ABC transporter permease yields the protein MSATHAPQVLPDTEPKDSGSRRWTPTWNGTSSVIAITVALFGFSWLIAPGSVSGSAIDSLLPFAGILAIAAIGQTIVVMLKGIDLSLPGMMTMAALVSSQYAQDHGSILTALLVVAAIAVVVGLVNGIVVSAFSVTPLVATLAVNAVLMGAALAYSGGTPTRAPQSVSDFALEKTLGVSNTVWLAVALMIVTVFATGRTAWGRRVIAVGSNERTAHAAGVRTARIKISGYVAAALCYSGAGVLLAGYVSTPNTNAGTSYLLPAIAAVVVGGTALTGGRGNIIGTAVGALFLSQLTQLVLSLGAPSSTQFLVQAVVIAVAVGAQQLDLRHILHRLIPGKDPS from the coding sequence GTGAGCGCAACGCACGCACCACAAGTACTCCCGGACACCGAACCGAAGGACTCCGGCTCTCGCCGGTGGACACCGACCTGGAACGGCACCAGCTCGGTCATCGCGATCACCGTGGCCCTGTTCGGCTTCAGCTGGCTCATCGCACCCGGCAGCGTCTCCGGCAGCGCGATCGACTCGCTACTTCCCTTCGCCGGGATCCTGGCAATCGCCGCGATCGGGCAGACCATCGTGGTCATGCTCAAGGGCATCGATCTGTCGCTGCCCGGCATGATGACGATGGCCGCCCTGGTCAGCAGCCAATACGCCCAGGACCACGGCAGCATCCTCACCGCGTTGCTCGTCGTCGCCGCCATCGCCGTCGTCGTCGGCCTGGTCAACGGCATTGTTGTCTCGGCGTTCTCGGTGACCCCGTTGGTGGCCACCCTGGCGGTCAATGCCGTCCTGATGGGCGCCGCGCTGGCCTACTCCGGTGGCACACCGACCCGCGCCCCGCAAAGCGTGTCCGACTTCGCACTGGAGAAGACTCTCGGTGTCTCCAACACGGTGTGGCTCGCGGTCGCGCTGATGATCGTGACCGTGTTCGCGACCGGCCGCACCGCGTGGGGACGCCGGGTGATCGCTGTCGGGTCGAACGAGCGGACCGCCCACGCCGCGGGTGTGCGCACCGCGCGGATCAAGATCAGCGGATACGTCGCCGCGGCGCTGTGCTACAGCGGTGCCGGGGTCCTGCTGGCCGGGTATGTAAGCACTCCGAACACCAACGCCGGCACCAGCTACCTTCTGCCGGCGATCGCGGCGGTCGTCGTCGGCGGCACCGCCCTCACCGGTGGCCGCGGCAACATCATCGGCACGGCTGTCGGGGCCCTGTTCCTGAGCCAGCTCACCCAACTGGTGCTCTCCCTCGGCGCACCGTCCTCGACCCAGTTCCTCGTCCAGGCCGTGGTCATCGCCGTCGCGGTGGGAGCACAGCAGTTGGACCTACGCCACATCCTCCATCGTTTGATTCCCGGAAAGGATCCTTCATGA
- a CDS encoding LLM class F420-dependent oxidoreductase, translating to MDVGVVYFFTDQGPDPIEFGQAAEGYGFESLFVPEHTHFPVSRKTDYPIPYGGPELPGFYLRTYDQIVTMSMIAAHTQTIMLGTGICLLAQHDPIAKAKQIATLDHLSDGRVICGVGMGWNVEEAEAHGVVWKQRYSTVRDKLKVMQALWTQEEASYDGQRASLAPSWAWPKPAQPNGPRTYLGGAGPTTMRHAAEWADAWYVVPSVEDPTLDKSVSEFRRLVEETGRDPASVGIAAASAPPDPAVLESYRELGIERAVLWVDPADDPGEGMRNLEKVSKVLAQIS from the coding sequence ATGGATGTGGGCGTAGTTTATTTCTTCACCGATCAGGGTCCGGACCCCATCGAGTTCGGGCAGGCCGCGGAAGGATACGGATTCGAGTCCCTGTTCGTGCCCGAACACACACATTTCCCGGTGTCCCGGAAAACCGACTACCCGATTCCCTATGGCGGGCCCGAACTGCCCGGGTTCTACCTGCGCACCTATGACCAGATCGTCACGATGTCGATGATCGCCGCGCACACGCAGACGATCATGCTGGGCACCGGAATCTGCCTGCTCGCCCAGCACGACCCGATCGCCAAAGCCAAGCAGATCGCCACCCTCGACCACCTCTCCGACGGCCGCGTCATCTGCGGCGTCGGAATGGGGTGGAACGTCGAGGAGGCCGAGGCACACGGCGTCGTCTGGAAGCAGCGCTATTCGACCGTGCGCGACAAACTCAAGGTCATGCAGGCGCTGTGGACCCAGGAGGAGGCGAGTTACGACGGGCAGCGGGCGTCCCTCGCCCCCTCCTGGGCATGGCCCAAACCCGCGCAACCGAATGGTCCACGCACCTATCTCGGTGGCGCCGGGCCCACCACCATGCGGCACGCCGCCGAGTGGGCCGATGCCTGGTACGTCGTACCCAGCGTCGAGGACCCGACGCTGGACAAGAGCGTGTCCGAGTTCCGCCGGCTCGTCGAAGAAACTGGCCGCGATCCCGCATCGGTCGGGATCGCGGCCGCCTCGGCGCCCCCGGACCCCGCAGTGCTCGAAAGCTATCGAGAATTGGGGATCGAGCGGGCCGTGCTGTGGGTCGATCCGGCAGATGACCCGGGCGAGGGTATGCGCAACCTCGAAAAGGTCTCCAAAGTCCTCGCGCAAATCTCCTGA
- a CDS encoding EthD family reductase, which produces MTANGGPVRTIALIGRKPGMSFAQFDEYWREKHAPLAAQVPGVIRYVQRHVVPQEGATEPDNGFGIDGLAVLEYESAEAMDAGWASEAGQAALADVENFIGKHYVVVLEDHVVVGDA; this is translated from the coding sequence ATGACAGCCAATGGTGGACCGGTCCGCACGATCGCACTGATCGGGCGCAAGCCGGGTATGTCGTTCGCCCAGTTCGACGAGTACTGGCGGGAAAAGCACGCTCCCCTCGCCGCGCAGGTGCCCGGTGTGATCCGTTACGTGCAGCGGCACGTCGTTCCGCAGGAAGGTGCCACCGAACCCGACAACGGATTCGGGATCGACGGTCTGGCCGTTCTCGAATACGAGAGCGCCGAGGCGATGGACGCCGGTTGGGCGTCCGAGGCCGGTCAGGCGGCCTTGGCGGACGTCGAGAACTTCATCGGCAAGCACTACGTGGTGGTTCTCGAGGACCACGTCGTCGTCGGCGACGCCTGA
- a CDS encoding fumarylacetoacetate hydrolase family protein, with protein sequence MRLATLRLNGSTAAARIDGEQAVLIEPFPSLSDLLRDPHWQRIATEAAGQVVELGAVEYAPVVPHPTKIVCVGLNYANHIEEMGRELPRYPTLFAKFPEALIGAYDDIHVPSYADQQVDWEGELAVVIGKTARTVLAADAGEYIAGFAVANDVTMRDYQYRTQQWLQGKTFEGTCPLGPTLVTPDEFSLGATLNTVVDGTTVQADSTGDLVFTPARLIEYISHIVTLQAGDVILTGTPGGVGHPTGTHLSDGQTLTTEITGLGTLRNTVRVAAPVPVG encoded by the coding sequence ATGAGGCTGGCCACGCTGCGCCTGAACGGCTCGACCGCCGCCGCCCGGATCGACGGCGAACAGGCGGTGCTGATCGAGCCGTTCCCCAGCCTTTCGGATCTGCTGCGCGACCCGCACTGGCAGCGCATCGCCACCGAGGCAGCCGGGCAGGTCGTCGAGCTCGGTGCCGTGGAGTACGCGCCCGTGGTTCCGCACCCGACGAAGATCGTGTGCGTGGGCCTGAACTATGCGAATCACATCGAGGAGATGGGCCGCGAACTCCCCCGCTACCCGACGTTGTTCGCCAAATTCCCCGAAGCACTTATCGGCGCCTACGACGACATCCACGTTCCCTCCTACGCCGATCAGCAGGTGGATTGGGAAGGAGAGCTCGCCGTCGTCATCGGCAAGACTGCGAGAACGGTCCTGGCCGCCGATGCCGGCGAGTACATCGCCGGCTTCGCGGTCGCCAATGATGTCACCATGCGCGACTACCAGTATCGAACGCAACAGTGGCTGCAGGGCAAGACCTTCGAAGGAACCTGCCCGCTCGGTCCGACGCTGGTGACCCCGGACGAGTTTTCGCTCGGCGCCACACTGAACACCGTCGTCGACGGCACCACGGTCCAGGCGGACTCGACCGGCGACCTGGTGTTCACCCCCGCCCGGTTGATCGAGTACATCTCCCACATCGTCACCCTGCAGGCCGGAGACGTGATCTTGACCGGCACCCCCGGCGGGGTCGGCCACCCGACCGGAACACATCTGTCCGATGGCCAGACCCTCACCACGGAGATCACCGGCCTGGGCACGCTGCGCAACACCGTGCGCGTTGCCGCCCCGGTCCCGGTCGGCTGA
- a CDS encoding mycofactocin-coupled SDR family oxidoreductase, which yields MTNIGQRLNGKVAFVTGAARGQGRSHALALAGEGADLILLDSVRPIDQVSYAMPEHADLKETARLVEELGRRAVLIEADVRDESMIDAVADGAAELGRLDIVVANAGVLGAAKLSWELTRAEWDTLIDINLTGVWQTMKAALPHIIAGGNGGSIIAISSIAGIRGVPHVAHYSAAKHALVGLVGSVANEVAPHNIRVNTVHPTNVRTDMIDNPTAAKIFRPDLENPTLDDGVDVLGRINLLPVPWVDSADISEAVLWLACDESRYVTGTALPVDAGMLAKYPG from the coding sequence ATGACGAACATCGGTCAGCGACTGAACGGCAAGGTGGCGTTCGTGACCGGCGCCGCACGCGGCCAAGGCCGGTCGCACGCACTGGCCCTCGCAGGCGAAGGCGCGGACCTCATCCTGCTCGACTCGGTACGCCCCATCGACCAGGTCAGCTACGCAATGCCCGAGCATGCGGACCTGAAGGAGACCGCGCGCCTGGTCGAGGAGCTGGGCCGGCGGGCCGTGCTGATCGAAGCCGACGTCCGTGACGAGTCGATGATCGACGCGGTCGCCGACGGCGCCGCCGAGCTGGGGCGCCTCGATATCGTCGTCGCCAATGCCGGCGTCCTCGGAGCAGCGAAACTCTCCTGGGAGCTCACCCGCGCCGAATGGGACACCCTGATCGACATCAACCTCACCGGTGTCTGGCAGACGATGAAGGCGGCGTTGCCGCACATCATCGCCGGTGGCAATGGTGGTTCGATCATCGCGATCAGTTCCATCGCCGGGATCCGCGGAGTCCCGCACGTGGCGCACTACAGCGCCGCCAAGCATGCCCTGGTCGGACTGGTCGGCTCGGTCGCGAACGAGGTTGCACCGCACAATATCCGCGTTAACACCGTGCATCCGACCAACGTCCGCACCGACATGATCGACAACCCGACGGCGGCGAAGATCTTCCGGCCCGACCTCGAGAACCCGACCCTCGACGACGGTGTCGACGTGCTCGGCCGCATCAATCTGCTGCCGGTGCCGTGGGTGGACTCTGCCGACATCTCCGAGGCCGTCCTGTGGCTGGCCTGTGACGAGTCGCGGTATGTGACCGGAACGGCCCTGCCCGTCGATGCCGGGATGCTCGCAAAGTACCCCGGCTGA
- a CDS encoding MaoC family dehydratase, protein MSGLYFEELEPELVIKHAVTRTVTETDNLLFTTLTLNVQPLHLDAEFAKNSMYGERIVNSVFTLGVVVGIPVQETTLGTTLGNLGFEEIAFPAPVLIGDTLRVETQILSRRESKSRPDTGIVRFEHRGFNQNDKLVCRVQRSGLMLKKPAEVAVS, encoded by the coding sequence ATGAGTGGACTGTACTTCGAAGAGCTCGAACCGGAGCTCGTCATCAAGCACGCGGTGACCCGCACCGTCACCGAGACCGACAATCTGCTGTTCACGACGCTCACCTTGAACGTCCAGCCCCTGCATCTCGACGCCGAGTTCGCCAAGAACAGCATGTACGGCGAGCGCATCGTCAACAGCGTCTTCACCCTCGGCGTCGTGGTCGGCATCCCGGTGCAGGAGACCACCCTCGGAACCACACTTGGCAATCTCGGGTTCGAGGAGATCGCCTTCCCTGCGCCCGTGCTGATCGGCGATACCCTTCGGGTCGAGACCCAGATCCTGTCTCGCCGTGAGTCGAAGTCGCGCCCGGACACCGGCATCGTGCGATTCGAGCACCGCGGGTTCAACCAGAACGACAAGCTGGTGTGCCGCGTGCAGCGGTCCGGCCTGATGCTCAAGAAGCCCGCCGAGGTCGCTGTCTCATGA
- a CDS encoding SDR family NAD(P)-dependent oxidoreductase, translating to MIETASGTGTRLADRTAVITGGASGIGRASALRFASEGAEVVVWDLDPVGIEAVVTEIRQAGGRAHGVAVDISDASAVAAAAAETTAVAGEVTVLMNNAGVLDDYAPLLDTDEALWDRIIGVNLKGMFLVTRAVLPSMLAAGGGSIVNTASVAAFIAGGGGTAYTSSKHGVVGFTRQMSFDYAHQNVRVNAIAPGAVETGMSKDILYNDDLPVVEALRSAPAGRHAQPEELANVALFLVSDEASFVHGAVYVADGGWTIR from the coding sequence GTGATCGAAACTGCCAGTGGGACCGGGACTCGTCTTGCCGATCGGACGGCGGTGATCACCGGCGGCGCGTCGGGGATCGGCCGGGCGAGCGCGCTACGGTTCGCGTCCGAAGGCGCCGAGGTCGTTGTATGGGACCTCGATCCGGTCGGGATCGAGGCAGTGGTCACCGAAATCCGCCAGGCGGGCGGACGGGCTCACGGGGTGGCTGTCGATATCTCCGACGCGTCCGCGGTGGCAGCGGCGGCCGCCGAGACTACGGCGGTAGCGGGAGAGGTGACGGTGCTGATGAACAACGCGGGTGTGCTCGACGACTATGCTCCGCTCCTCGACACCGACGAGGCCCTGTGGGACCGCATCATCGGCGTCAACCTCAAAGGTATGTTTCTGGTGACCCGCGCGGTATTGCCGTCGATGCTCGCCGCTGGCGGCGGGTCGATCGTCAACACCGCCTCGGTCGCCGCGTTCATCGCCGGTGGGGGCGGTACCGCGTACACCAGCTCCAAGCATGGTGTCGTCGGCTTCACCCGGCAGATGTCGTTCGACTACGCACACCAGAATGTGCGGGTGAACGCGATCGCGCCCGGTGCGGTGGAGACCGGGATGTCCAAGGACATCTTGTACAACGACGATCTGCCGGTCGTCGAGGCGCTGCGCAGTGCACCGGCCGGCCGGCACGCACAGCCCGAGGAGTTGGCGAACGTCGCGCTGTTCCTGGTCAGCGACGAGGCGAGCTTCGTACACGGGGCGGTTTACGTCGCAGACGGCGGCTGGACCATCCGTTGA